A stretch of Nonomuraea africana DNA encodes these proteins:
- a CDS encoding YdeI/OmpD-associated family protein has translation MMHLTDAAQWESWLAEHHEDEGGVWLKIAKKGSAATSITITEALEVALCYGWIDSQRKSCDEHFYLQRYSRRRKGSPWSRVNVELVEKLTAAGRMRPPGLAEVAAAQADGRWAAAYTAQRNATVPPDLAEALAANPEAAARFEALDKTGRYLVILSLLKARTPAGRAARLQKAISGLQSR, from the coding sequence ATGATGCACTTGACGGATGCCGCCCAGTGGGAGTCGTGGCTGGCCGAGCACCACGAGGACGAGGGCGGCGTCTGGCTGAAGATCGCTAAGAAGGGCTCGGCCGCCACCTCGATCACGATCACCGAGGCGCTGGAGGTCGCGCTGTGCTACGGCTGGATCGACAGCCAACGCAAGTCCTGTGACGAGCACTTCTACCTCCAGCGGTACTCGCGTCGCCGCAAGGGCAGCCCATGGTCGCGGGTGAACGTCGAGCTCGTGGAGAAGTTGACCGCCGCCGGGCGCATGCGGCCGCCCGGCCTGGCGGAGGTCGCCGCCGCCCAGGCGGACGGCCGCTGGGCGGCGGCCTACACCGCCCAGCGCAACGCCACCGTCCCGCCCGACCTGGCTGAGGCACTGGCGGCGAACCCGGAGGCCGCCGCCCGCTTCGAGGCACTCGACAAGACCGGCCGATACCTGGTGATCCTGTCGCTGCTGAAGGCCAGGACCCCGGCCGGGCGCGCGGCTCGCCTCCAGAAGGCGATCTCCGGCCTGCAGAGCCGGTGA
- a CDS encoding VOC family protein has product MLRGLATVNIWADDLEAAKKWYAELLGVEPYFERPGNGQPAAYYEFRIGDYQAELGLIDRRFAPPNAATVPGGAVIHWHVDDVQGTLDRLLSMGATPYLPLTEHGPGFVTASVVDPFGNVLGIMYNQHYLEILGR; this is encoded by the coding sequence ATGCTGCGAGGACTCGCCACCGTCAACATCTGGGCCGACGACCTGGAGGCGGCCAAGAAGTGGTACGCCGAGCTGCTGGGCGTCGAGCCGTACTTCGAGCGTCCGGGCAACGGGCAGCCGGCCGCCTACTACGAGTTCAGGATCGGCGACTACCAGGCCGAGCTCGGCCTCATCGATCGGCGCTTCGCCCCGCCGAACGCCGCCACCGTCCCCGGTGGCGCGGTCATCCACTGGCACGTCGACGACGTCCAGGGCACGCTTGACCGGCTGCTGTCGATGGGGGCCACGCCGTACCTGCCGCTCACCGAGCACGGGCCCGGCTTCGTCACCGCCTCCGTCGTCGACCCGTTCGGCAACGTCCTCGGCATCATGTACAACCAGCACTACCTGGAGATCCTGGGCCGATGA
- a CDS encoding helix-turn-helix transcriptional regulator → MLETSVRLLRLLSLLQSRPEWPGRELAERLDVTTRTVRNDIERLRILGYRIHSTTGTAGGYRLGAGAALPPLILDDEEAVAVAVSLHAAAAGTVTGIEETSLRALTKLQQMLPSRLRRRIDALGAATVSVAGRGPTVDAETLTVIAAAIRDHEQLRFDYEDRDGTAGSRTAEPHRLVYTGRRWYLLAWDTVRADWRTFRADRIRPRTPNGPRFTPRRPPSDAATHVVRGVGSTAWRYPARVRLHAPLAQLSDILPPTVGLLHDDGVLETGGDSLINLAAFLGSLDVPFTVLDPPELRDLLHSLAARYANA, encoded by the coding sequence ATGTTGGAAACCTCGGTCCGCCTGCTCCGCCTGCTGTCCCTCCTCCAGTCGCGTCCCGAGTGGCCGGGCCGCGAGCTGGCCGAACGGCTCGACGTGACCACCAGGACCGTGCGCAACGACATCGAGCGGCTGCGCATCCTCGGCTACCGGATCCACTCCACCACCGGTACGGCCGGCGGCTACCGCCTCGGCGCGGGCGCGGCCCTGCCCCCGCTGATCCTGGACGACGAGGAGGCGGTGGCCGTGGCCGTCAGCCTCCACGCGGCGGCCGCCGGAACGGTGACCGGCATCGAGGAGACCTCGCTGCGCGCCCTCACCAAGCTCCAGCAGATGCTCCCCTCACGGCTGCGCCGCCGCATCGACGCGCTGGGGGCGGCCACCGTGTCGGTCGCCGGCCGTGGCCCCACAGTGGACGCCGAGACCCTCACCGTCATCGCCGCCGCCATCCGCGACCACGAGCAGCTGCGCTTCGACTACGAGGATCGCGACGGTACGGCGGGCTCGCGCACGGCCGAGCCCCACCGCCTCGTCTACACCGGCCGCCGCTGGTACCTGCTGGCCTGGGACACCGTCCGCGCCGACTGGCGCACCTTCCGCGCCGACCGCATCCGCCCTCGCACACCGAACGGCCCGCGTTTCACCCCCCGGCGTCCGCCGAGCGACGCCGCCACTCACGTCGTGCGCGGCGTCGGCTCGACGGCCTGGCGATACCCGGCCCGCGTCCGCCTGCACGCTCCCCTGGCGCAGCTCTCCGACATCCTGCCGCCCACGGTGGGTCTGCTGCACGACGACGGGGTGCTGGAGACCGGCGGTGACTCCCTGATCAATCTCGCCGCCTTCCTGGGCAGCCTCGACGTGCCGTTCACCGTCCTGGACCCACCGGAGCTACGCGACCTCCTGCACTCTCTGGCCGCCCGGTACGCGAACGCGTGA
- a CDS encoding NAD(P)H-binding protein, whose product MIVVTGATGNVGRTLVELLVEAGESVTAVSRKITEADVPQGVRVTAADLADPAGLRPAFDGADALFLLISGDFVSVADDPGGIVSDVLADAKAGGVGRVVLLSSQGVVTRPESSSHGSTARSIEDAVRQSGLDWTILRPGGFASNVYAWAESIRAQRTVAAPFGDVSLPFVDPADIAEVAAVVLREDGHTGKVYELTGPALTTPRQRAEAIGEALGEPIRFVEQSREEARAQMLQFMPEPVVETTLAIIGEPTPAEQRISPDIEQVLGRAPRPFAAWAQRHVAAFR is encoded by the coding sequence ATGATCGTAGTAACGGGAGCGACCGGAAACGTCGGACGGACGCTGGTGGAGCTGCTGGTCGAGGCGGGCGAGTCGGTGACGGCCGTCTCGCGGAAGATCACCGAGGCTGACGTGCCCCAGGGAGTGCGGGTGACCGCCGCCGACCTGGCCGACCCCGCGGGCCTCCGGCCCGCCTTCGACGGCGCCGACGCGCTGTTCCTGCTCATCTCCGGCGACTTCGTGTCCGTCGCCGACGATCCGGGCGGCATCGTCAGCGACGTCCTCGCCGACGCGAAGGCCGGGGGAGTCGGACGGGTCGTGTTGCTGTCCTCCCAGGGAGTCGTCACCCGGCCCGAGTCATCCTCCCATGGGAGCACCGCCCGCTCCATCGAGGACGCCGTCCGGCAGTCGGGCCTGGACTGGACGATCCTGCGGCCCGGTGGCTTCGCCTCCAACGTTTACGCCTGGGCCGAGTCGATCCGGGCCCAGCGGACCGTCGCCGCGCCGTTCGGTGACGTCAGCCTGCCGTTCGTCGACCCGGCCGACATCGCCGAGGTCGCCGCCGTGGTCCTGCGCGAGGACGGTCACACCGGGAAGGTATACGAGCTGACCGGGCCCGCCCTCACCACGCCCAGGCAGCGAGCCGAGGCGATCGGTGAGGCGCTCGGCGAGCCGATCCGGTTCGTCGAGCAGTCTCGCGAGGAGGCCCGCGCGCAGATGCTGCAGTTCATGCCCGAGCCCGTGGTCGAGACCACCCTGGCCATCATCGGCGAGCCCACCCCGGCCGAGCAGCGCATCAGCCCTGACATCGAGCAGGTGCTCGGCCGCGCGCCCCGCCCGTTCGCCGCCTGGGCCCAGCGCCACGTCGCCGCCTTCCGCTAG
- a CDS encoding TetR/AcrR family transcriptional regulator, which translates to MTNSTKSRARGGDKRRRLMAAAARVLHQQGVERTTIADIAAAADVPVGNVYYYFKTKDELVQAALAEHSGHLAELTGELDKLPDPIERLKALIDAWVGQRDVAARYGCPTGTLAVELDKRAEGGIDLEAGKVIRLLLDWVEGQFREAGLPDPDDLAIALVGAYQGMSLLANALRDPEIMTREGSRLTRWLDTLHGDGTDRRDL; encoded by the coding sequence GTGACTAACTCAACAAAGTCTCGGGCGCGGGGGGGAGACAAGCGGCGGCGGCTGATGGCCGCGGCCGCTCGGGTCCTGCATCAGCAGGGCGTGGAGCGCACGACCATCGCCGACATCGCCGCGGCCGCCGACGTGCCCGTCGGGAACGTGTATTACTACTTCAAGACCAAGGACGAGCTGGTCCAGGCGGCCCTGGCCGAGCATTCCGGGCACCTCGCGGAACTCACCGGCGAGCTCGACAAGCTCCCCGACCCGATCGAACGACTCAAGGCGCTGATCGACGCCTGGGTCGGCCAGCGCGACGTCGCGGCCCGCTACGGCTGCCCCACCGGCACCCTGGCCGTCGAGCTCGACAAGCGCGCCGAGGGCGGCATCGACCTGGAAGCGGGCAAGGTCATCCGGTTGCTGCTGGACTGGGTGGAAGGCCAGTTCCGCGAGGCCGGACTGCCCGATCCCGACGACCTCGCGATCGCGCTGGTCGGCGCGTACCAGGGCATGTCACTGCTGGCCAACGCCCTACGCGACCCGGAGATCATGACCCGCGAGGGAAGCCGCCTCACCCGCTGGCTCGACACCCTGCACGGAGACGGCACCGACCGCCGAGACCTTTGA